A section of the Babylonia areolata isolate BAREFJ2019XMU chromosome 1, ASM4173473v1, whole genome shotgun sequence genome encodes:
- the LOC143296551 gene encoding uncharacterized protein LOC143296551: MAREMTAHVLSLVLMICTVFVVSSFAASMPEVVKLCPEGTFFDHGTVMCEPCLVICQDADITGLVDKCQRLCPKTYAQLSNKQEKPELAALQDANPKDKSPSSSASTSGQSIMLLAGIIGGIVVVSFLVVLGAFVCKRMQENQPGANNTGPSTISSATLRGSNPSRQGYRPAGVQEESGNHGGGRVSQQGPRGYCDPRHWFSANVEVPTEETEAGRQGTQEIALLGNSQGSVIQDLSVPKTVIATPIYKPSGSMRSTRI, from the exons ATGGCACGTGAAATGACAGCACATGTTCTGTCACTGGTTTTGATGATCTGCACAGTTTTTGTGGTCAGCAGTTTCGCAGCGTCGATGCCAGAGGTGGTCAAGCTGTGTCCGGAGGGTACGTTTTTTGACCACGGCACCGTGATGTGCGAACCGTGCCTGGTCATCTGCCAGGACGCTGACATCACCGGTCTGGTGGACAAGTGTCAACGGCTGTGTCCCAAAA CCTACGCGCAGCTGAGCAACAAACAGGAGAAGCCGGAGCTGGCAGCCTTGCAGGACGCCAACCCCAAAGACAAGTCCCCATCCTCCTCAGCCTCTACCAGCGGCCAGTCCATCATGCTCCTCGCTGGAATCATCGGCGGCATCGTCGTCGTCTCCTTCCTCGTCGTCCTCGGCGCCTTTGTCTGCAAGAGAATGCAGGAGAACCAGCCTGGGGCCAACAACACCGGGCCCAGCACCATCAGCTCCGCCACACTACGAGGTTCGAACCCCAGCCGACAGGGCTACAGGCCGGCGGGAGTGCAGGAGGAGAGCGGGAACCACGGGGGTGGGCGCGTGTCGCAGCAGGGACCGCGAGGCTACTGTGACCCCCGGCACTGGTTCTCGGCCAACGTCGAGGTCCCCACGGAAGAGACTGAGGCCGGGCGACAGGGCACACAGGAGATCGCGCTTCTCG GCAACAGCCAGGGTTCAGTCATCCAGGACCTGTCAGTGCCAAAGACTGTCATCGCCACCCCGATCTACAAGCCCTCCGGCTCCATGAGATCCACCCGGATCTAA